DNA from Magnetococcales bacterium:
GCATGTGCCAATCAAGCAGGACCATGTCATAGGGACGATTGTCCTGACGCATGGCCCGTTCGAGTTCACCGATGGCGGCTTCCCCCGACGTGACGGAAGTATGGGACAAGCCAAGTTCCCTGACCATGTTTTCGAGTATTTCACGGGCACTGTCATTATCATCGGCAATAAGAACCCGAAGAGACTCCAATTGGGCAGGTTTGACTGGCATCCTGGCTGCATCAACTGCGGACTGAAATTGTTTCTCGAACGATACGATAAAAGAAAATTTGCTTCCCGAACCCAATATACTGTTTACAAAAATTTCTCCCCCCATCATGCCCACAAGGCGTTTGCAGATGGCGAGGCCAAGCCCGGTCCCACCATAATTGCGTGTGGTCGAGGTATCGGCCTGGGAAAAAGCCTGGAACAAGCCATCAATCTGCTCTTGCGACAAGCCAATACCGGTATCCTTGACCGTAAATTCAAGCTTGATGGAATTTTCCATCTCTTCAATTGGATCAACACGAAAGACAACCTCGCCGGAACGGGTGAATTTGACCGCATTCGTGCCCAGATTGAGCAGAATCTGTTCCAGGCGCAACGCATCGCCAATCAAGGCACGGGGCAAAGTAGCCGGAACAGCAAACATCACTTCCAAGCCCTTTTCCTCGGCACGCAGAGAGATCATGCCGGATACCTTGCTCAGTACAGACTGGAGATTGAATGGAACGTGTTCCAGTTCCAGATGACCAGCCTCAATTTTGGAAAAATCCAGAATGTCATCGATGATGCCAAGCAAGGTCTCGGCAGCGATCTGGATTTTTTGCATTTGCACCTGTTGGTTCGGTTCCAGATCAGATTGGGAGAGCAAATACCCCATACCGATGATGGTGTTCATGGGGGTACGTATTTCGTGGCTCATGTTGGCCAGAAAAATGCTCTTGGCCTGATTGGCTTTTTCGGCGGCATTCTTGGCTTCGAGCAGGGCGGCGTTCGCCTGTTGGCGTTCGGAAATGTCGCGAATCACGGCAGAGAAAAACCGCTGATTCTCTGCACTGACCCAGGAATTCAGGGACATTTCCAGGGGAAGCTCCCGTCCATCCCTGTGGATTCCCGCCAGCTCGGTAATCTGATTGATCAGGGGTCCCCTGCCATCCTGATTCAGACAACGCAGAAAACCACGCCGATGGGCATCGCCGTAGCGCTCTGGAACCAAAAGATCCAGCTTCTTGCCAAGTATTTCTTCTTCCACATAGCCGAACAATATCTGGGCACCCTGGTTCCAGAAAATAATGTTCTGATCCTGGTCAACGGCAATGATGGCGTCCCATATGGAGGTGGTCACCGAACGAAAACGTTCTTCGCTGCTCTGGAGCAGGGAAAAGGTTTTTTCATGGCGCATGACTTCGTTGCGCAGCTCCAGATTGGCAGAAGCAGAATTGGCAATGGCATCTTCGAGAGATTTCAATATCTGCTTGCGCAAGGTGATGTCGCGCAGATAGGCAGTAAAAAAGGTGGAATCCTGGCCGGGCGTCACGGTAATGGCAACCTCCGTGGGAATGCGGGTCCCGTTGACATCCACGGAAACAAGTTCAATGTGGCGATTGATGACCCGCTTTTCGCCGGTGGCAAGATAACGGGCCATACCGCGACGATGTGCGTCGCGCATTTCCTGGGGAATGATGGTCTCACGGATATCCTTGCCCAGGACATCCTCTTTGCGATAGCCGAATATTTTTTCCGCTGCCGGGTTGAATTCCAGAATATGACTTTCGGTATCAATGGAAATGATGGCATCCATCGCCGTGTCCAGAATGGCCCGCAATCGCTGTTCACTGTGGCGCAGATCACTATTGGCACGCCGCAAGCGCCCCTCCAGGACAGTCAGGATGCGGTGAAACATCAACCCCAACAGTGCAGCGACACCCAGATTGCCCATCAAGAACATCAGTAAATGCCGATTAGTAATCTGGTCCACGCTGGTATCGTTGAAGAGTGCCACAAGGCGCGCCACCGAACGTCCACCAATGTCCGACACGGGAACGGAAACAACATGGATGTGGTCACCTTTGTAAAGGGCTTTCAGCCTGCCGGATATGAGAGAAATTTTTTGGGTTCCCGTGCGTAAATGTTCGACCACTCCTGACGGCATTTCAGCCAGGGTACTGGCGACCAGGACGGTATTGTCCAATTGTTCCCAGTCTGCACGCCGTTCAAGCAAAGACATGCCTTTTTCCCATGTCTTGCGATCAATGAACTTTTTGTTGAGAAACATCAATAAATCAAACCGCAAGATCGACTTGACCGGCTCCAGCAGTGACTGTACCTCCATGCCCAATTCAACAAATCCGATCCGTCTGCCCTCCGCATTCCATGGCATCACAACCCGCAGGGTCAGGGTGTTGCTTGATCCCAGCTCCAGGCCATGTGTCACGACGCCATTTTTTTCTGCTTCCAGCAAAGTCTGGCGCTGGACAAGATCCCCATACCGTGCAGGATCATAAACACGCAGAAAGTTGACACGATCTGGACCGTGAAAATAAAAATGGGTGATACCGTTTGCCTTTAATAAATTATCATGGAGTTTTTGAGTGTTGGCAAGCAACGTCTCCCGGTCCCGCGCCTGAAAGGGAACCCTGTAGCGTGGATCACCCTGCAACAAATTGAGAATGGTCGTCATGGTGCGCACATTTTCTGTCAGGAAACCTTGCAAAGTTCCTGACACATCCTGTTTCACCTTGTCATAGGCCTCCATCTCCAGGGCATGACGTATCCAATCGATGGAAAGCGCAAAAAAAAACAACATCAACCCGGCAGATGCGACAAACGAAACCAGCAAAGGCCGTCGAATGCGCCAAGTGGGGGTCGCCGCATCAACCGCTCCGCCGGACTTGTCCATAATACATACACCTTTTTATTCAAAATATTGCATTATAATCAACATAGAACAATAGCCGATCTGCAATCCAGTCCGAGCATTGAATTATCAGAACTACGTTAAATAGTGATAACATTTGACAAATCTGTCAACAGAATTCTCAAATTTCTGAATATTACATTGGTCAATCAATATGCTGAAAATTTAAATGCCGTCTAAAATTTTTCAGAACATCAATTCAGCTTTTCAACCAGGCAATGGCACACCGGAGCTGAACCATCCGGATTTGGGCAGAAAGCGTTGTTCGATCCGTTGCCAGGTTTTTTCGCGCAGCAGGTGTTGGTAGAGGCCGTCGGTTTGGGGAGTGGCCAAATACAGCCCCACCACGACCAGATACATCAGGCCGGTGGCCAACCAATCCCGTGAATACAATTTCAGGGCTGACCCCAGGGAGTGTTGCATGCCCACCGGGTTGAACAGATTGAATCCATAAAGTTCATCCAGCAGGAGATGCACAAAAACCCCCATTCCGATGAATGTTCCCACCAGCCAGGCAGTCTGGCGGGGAATGCCATACAAACCCCACGCCAGCAAGACCGTCAGAAACGTGAAGAAAAAAAGCGCCGGCAGGGAGTGAAAAATTCCCCGATGCACGGTGGCCCGGGTAAAAAGACGCAAAACCCCATGGCGTACCAGAAGATATCCTCCCGACCACAAAACGAGCAGTTCCAGGACCGAATACCGACCGGCCTGACTGAACATGAGCAAAAAAGAAAAGCAGATTGCCAAGGCCGTAAAAGCCATGGCCAATGGGGTGGAGTTATCGGCATCCAGATCGGGCAGGAGTCCACCGATGGTGGCTGCTGCAAAACAGGCCAGAGTCTCTCCCCAACCAATCTCCCCAGCCACGAGCAACGCCGTCGCCGCCATCCCCCCTGCCACAGCGGCCACCGAAAAATGAACGCGAAAATTGGCCATCGTCACCCTTGTTGAGAATCCTGTCACGAATCGATATCGTGGCAAGATCGAATTTCATCTTGCCAATCAACCAGAAAAAATCTTGAGATGGAACAAGGCTGTCACAACATCCGCCAGGGCAATGCCGTACAGATAGACACATACCGCCGTGGCGGGTTGATTGCCCTGTTCCAGGAAGGCAGGATGGTTCAGGTCTCCAACCAGGGAAACCGGTGTACGATCAAAGGGAAACTCCTCTTGCAAAGAGCGGGAAAGCTGTGGCATATCGTCTGTAAACGACGGAAAACGTTGCCGAAATGAGGAACCCAGCAGATAACCTCCATCCTGGGCGATAAACAGGATCGGACCATGGATGGCATCGGTTTCGATCAAATGTTCTGCGGATCGGTTGTTGGTACAGGCGACGATGACGTTACAATTGGAAAAATCTCGTATCCCGTCCGCAACTTTCGCACATTCTGGAAAGAGCGCCGCATGTTTGTTGATATGTGTGGGACTGCCACGAATCAAAAATCGCTCGCATCCCCACAAGGTACGCAGGACCCATGCCGTCATCTGATTGATGCGTCCGGTGCCAATGAAACCAATGGTCAAATCACGACGCAGTCGGGGTGTACAGCGAAAATAGCGGTCCATGGCCAGCGCCGCCATCAAACCACAACGCAGGGCAGTAATGGTTTCAGCATCCTGATCGACCAGCAGCGCGAAGGATTTGTCGTACACCACAACCCGTCCTCCCAGGCGATGGGTACCTTCGTCCACAAAGACCAGCTTGCTGCCGAAGGTTCCATCGGACAGAACGGCCATCATCTGGTTCAGGTAGACAATCGGAACACCTTGCCCGTCAGCGTGCATGGTGAGACTTGTTTTCGGAGGATTGCGGTCCGGTGTTCTGATGGTGTACTCATGATCAAGCAAACGATACGCCGCTTCCAATGCTGCGGGCAACAGTGCTTTTGCCATGGCCGTCTTGATGTCACCTCACTTCAAAAAAAGCCTGTCAAAAGCTTTTTTGGCAGGCCCCATCCTCTGCCCTGTCACCTCCATCGGGCAAAAGAGGTATGTGCCTGATCGTCTTTGCCTGTCAAGCAACAATGCGCCCCTCAATCAATTTTATGATACGATCGGCTGCATAAAAATATCGATCTTCATGTGTCACTGCGATAATCTTCTTGCCCTTGCTGCGCAGAGCCGGAGGCAATACATCATAATAATACCTCCTGAAATTTTAATCCTGATCCACCGCCCATTCGTCGAATATATAGATTTCCTTCTGAGCCAGCATGGTTGCAACATAAGACAGACGTTTTCTCTGCCCCGTTGAAAGGTCTATGTGGGTAAACCGGCCATCGATAAAATTCGTATGGCGATCAAGATTCATTATTTTCAGCAAATGTCTGAGAGGCTGTCTAATAACTTGTTAATTTCCAAAACAAAAAAAACAAAACAAAAAAATAACAAATGAAAAACTGGGATGGAGGTCCAGGAGGAAGGGCTGTGCCCTTCCTCCAGAAAAATTTGAAATATAAACCGAATTTTTACTTCCCCCATTTGAGGATCTTCTCTGTTTCACCTCACATGGGTCAACAAAAATGGGCATCACTCATTTATTCGAGGATGAATGCCCAAAAATCAGAAAGCCTAGTTTACCTGAGCCAGGGATTGGGCACAGACGCGGAAAGTCAGGTACCGGCTGCAACCGGAGAAAAAAGAGAGGAGAGGAATGCGTTTCGCCCTGTATGGATAAACTGCGGGAAGTCCGCCAAAAAGACACCGATGCGTCAGTTTGCCTTGAGGAGAAAATACCCGGTAACTATTTTATTTACT
Protein-coding regions in this window:
- a CDS encoding PAS domain S-box protein; the encoded protein is MDKSGGAVDAATPTWRIRRPLLVSFVASAGLMLFFFALSIDWIRHALEMEAYDKVKQDVSGTLQGFLTENVRTMTTILNLLQGDPRYRVPFQARDRETLLANTQKLHDNLLKANGITHFYFHGPDRVNFLRVYDPARYGDLVQRQTLLEAEKNGVVTHGLELGSSNTLTLRVVMPWNAEGRRIGFVELGMEVQSLLEPVKSILRFDLLMFLNKKFIDRKTWEKGMSLLERRADWEQLDNTVLVASTLAEMPSGVVEHLRTGTQKISLISGRLKALYKGDHIHVVSVPVSDIGGRSVARLVALFNDTSVDQITNRHLLMFLMGNLGVAALLGLMFHRILTVLEGRLRRANSDLRHSEQRLRAILDTAMDAIISIDTESHILEFNPAAEKIFGYRKEDVLGKDIRETIIPQEMRDAHRRGMARYLATGEKRVINRHIELVSVDVNGTRIPTEVAITVTPGQDSTFFTAYLRDITLRKQILKSLEDAIANSASANLELRNEVMRHEKTFSLLQSSEERFRSVTTSIWDAIIAVDQDQNIIFWNQGAQILFGYVEEEILGKKLDLLVPERYGDAHRRGFLRCLNQDGRGPLINQITELAGIHRDGRELPLEMSLNSWVSAENQRFFSAVIRDISERQQANAALLEAKNAAEKANQAKSIFLANMSHEIRTPMNTIIGMGYLLSQSDLEPNQQVQMQKIQIAAETLLGIIDDILDFSKIEAGHLELEHVPFNLQSVLSKVSGMISLRAEEKGLEVMFAVPATLPRALIGDALRLEQILLNLGTNAVKFTRSGEVVFRVDPIEEMENSIKLEFTVKDTGIGLSQEQIDGLFQAFSQADTSTTRNYGGTGLGLAICKRLVGMMGGEIFVNSILGSGSKFSFIVSFEKQFQSAVDAARMPVKPAQLESLRVLIADDNDSAREILENMVRELGLSHTSVTSGEAAIGELERAMRQDNRPYDMVLLDWHMPGMDGIETARRISNNDQIARSSMVVMVTAFDRRNVMTEARNVGIQRVILKPVTPSVLLNTILDMHGRDNSPVLYETIDDAETQEHRNILQGARVLVVEDHDVNWQVAEGILGKAGIITERATNGLVAVERILNHHGQFDCLLMDLQMPVMDGYVATQKLREKLTPAQLPIIAMTAHALKSEQERCLALGMNDYMTKPVNIKNLFKTLARVLAPLLESRRKSQPVIANPGDLSARQEKMAQTELYGIDVQDALERFDGDFDLLNKLLTAFANKYAALSAEVTTLLDQSDMEGIQRLVHGIKGSAGNVSAKKVALLAGKIEKMIRQNDISGCKLAIHAMTGEVAHVIQAIAHWQPLPVRLSSSESEGLVGNGHQIEDRLRELHRLIQDQDFQAREVFKSIKMHLVLHVDGLIVSRIEHCLDNLEFEDGARLVNDLLVDYNEQS
- a CDS encoding metal-dependent hydrolase, with protein sequence MTMANFRVHFSVAAVAGGMAATALLVAGEIGWGETLACFAAATIGGLLPDLDADNSTPLAMAFTALAICFSFLLMFSQAGRYSVLELLVLWSGGYLLVRHGVLRLFTRATVHRGIFHSLPALFFFTFLTVLLAWGLYGIPRQTAWLVGTFIGMGVFVHLLLDELYGFNLFNPVGMQHSLGSALKLYSRDWLATGLMYLVVVGLYLATPQTDGLYQHLLREKTWQRIEQRFLPKSGWFSSGVPLPG